The following proteins are encoded in a genomic region of Fundidesulfovibrio putealis DSM 16056:
- the dnaN gene encoding DNA polymerase III subunit beta — protein MYVKVTRNDIIEGLQKSANIIPAKTGAAFLRTIWLSAENGALRIMSTDSSLEFVGKYRAEVLEQGLCGVQGRSFFDLVRKLPAGEIQLKLDAASQTLLVTQAGRHYKLPTSEKSWFQPFAEFPQGEHVMWSGDFLQELIDRVFFCVSDEDTMEAMACMYLRALEDKVEVCGLNGHQFAMAGFLNDDIRAMIPAEGILIQKKYVLELKKWLTTDEIELAISQKRLFFRTQDQRESFSLPLSYYQYPDYKNFVGKLSSPEASELAAEKGALSEALDRISIFNTDNNRCTYFQLDTPGQLTLQSQGNDTGAATESMDAQYGGDLKKIAFPTRDLLEILGHFNSTTVRFTMTGAEGPCGITGEDDADYLVIIMPMKIVEETYYSEEASA, from the coding sequence ATGTACGTGAAGGTCACCAGGAACGATATTATCGAAGGCCTCCAGAAATCGGCCAACATCATCCCGGCCAAGACCGGAGCGGCCTTTCTGCGCACCATATGGCTTTCTGCCGAGAACGGGGCGCTGCGCATCATGTCCACGGACTCCTCCCTGGAATTCGTGGGCAAGTACCGGGCCGAGGTTCTGGAACAGGGCCTGTGCGGCGTCCAGGGCCGCTCCTTCTTCGACCTGGTGCGCAAGCTCCCGGCGGGAGAGATCCAGCTGAAGCTGGACGCTGCCAGCCAGACGCTGCTGGTCACCCAGGCGGGACGCCACTACAAGCTGCCCACCAGCGAGAAGAGCTGGTTCCAGCCTTTCGCCGAGTTCCCCCAGGGCGAGCACGTGATGTGGAGCGGCGATTTCCTGCAGGAGCTCATCGACCGGGTGTTCTTCTGCGTGTCCGACGAGGACACCATGGAGGCCATGGCCTGCATGTACCTGCGCGCCCTGGAGGACAAGGTCGAGGTCTGCGGCCTGAACGGCCACCAGTTCGCCATGGCCGGGTTCCTAAACGACGACATCCGGGCCATGATCCCCGCCGAGGGCATCCTGATCCAGAAGAAGTACGTGCTGGAGCTCAAAAAGTGGCTCACCACGGACGAGATCGAGCTGGCCATCAGCCAGAAGCGCCTCTTCTTCCGCACCCAGGACCAGCGCGAGAGCTTCAGCCTGCCCCTGTCGTACTACCAGTACCCGGACTACAAGAACTTCGTGGGCAAGCTCTCCTCCCCCGAGGCTTCCGAGCTGGCCGCCGAGAAGGGCGCGCTGTCCGAGGCCCTGGACCGCATCTCCATCTTCAACACCGATAACAACCGCTGCACCTATTTCCAGCTGGACACGCCCGGACAGCTCACCCTGCAGTCGCAGGGGAACGACACCGGCGCGGCCACCGAATCCATGGACGCCCAGTACGGCGGGGACTTGAAGAAGATCGCCTTCCCCACCCGCGACCTGCTGGAAATCCTCGGACACTTCAATTCCACCACGGTCCGCTTCACCATGACCGGCGCGGAAGGCCCCTGCGGCATCACCGGAGAGGACGACGCCGACTATCTGGTCATCATCATGCCCATGAAGATCGTGGAAGAGACGTATTATAGCGAGGAAGCCTCCGCATGA
- a CDS encoding FadR/GntR family transcriptional regulator, with protein MLDDKRLTEYFERMLLAKPGRIREVVEFRMVVEPGVAALAASRRSEGDLARLRKLVERQQAAPAEDYAELDAKFHMALARATGNEVVWEMAAVLHDLAGESRAAPLISRERLEASLRDHVRILKAIEDADPEACREAMRSHLENVGRKAGDSARA; from the coding sequence ATGTTGGATGACAAGCGGCTGACCGAATACTTTGAACGGATGCTCCTGGCCAAGCCCGGGCGCATCCGTGAAGTGGTGGAATTTCGGATGGTGGTCGAACCTGGAGTGGCGGCTCTAGCCGCCTCTCGCAGGTCCGAGGGGGATTTGGCGCGTCTTCGCAAGCTCGTGGAGCGGCAACAGGCGGCCCCTGCGGAGGACTACGCGGAGCTGGACGCCAAATTCCACATGGCCCTGGCCCGCGCCACCGGAAACGAGGTTGTCTGGGAGATGGCGGCCGTTCTGCACGACCTGGCCGGGGAGAGCCGCGCCGCGCCTCTCATCAGCAGGGAGCGCCTTGAGGCCTCCCTGCGTGACCATGTGCGAATCCTGAAGGCAATTGAAGATGCGGACCCCGAGGCCTGCCGCGAGGCCATGCGCTCCCACCTGGAAAACGTGGGCAGGAAGGCTGGAGACTCCGCGCGGGCCTAA
- a CDS encoding helix-turn-helix domain-containing protein, with protein MLKEQLRRHLAQTTPEPDLARWYDPLELHPLPDTLEIVVEFPHAFFAQWFDVQVKDTFEKQVSLYLGPGYVLRYRNRLGLAQGLTAQSADFTASSIDFPFGHEFTFEQFFTNQKNLFPLATARDVAKNREVKFNPLVIQGEQGTGKTHLLRCMANEISKHQDKNFIFMGTVDELAGLYQSGPKDNVFQVRTHLTGFHCFFLDDLHRLGDYPQLGRELLTLFNSFHDGKRQMVFSSCAQLSSCEGIPQDLKARLDGGLMVQLAKPDLDVRLKYVQDHCQRKKISLSKAQMLTLAQRHHDFRSLHGLMNKFRAFRELLKKDISEAIFENILGRSQDEQTARTTPQVILEQVAKRFNLDVKAILGTKRHKQVVLARQVAMLLCREELGLSFPALGKLFGGKDHSTVLYAVNKIKQIQNDSNDMKELVMTLRKNCRLGGQ; from the coding sequence GTGCTCAAAGAACAGCTCCGCCGCCACCTCGCGCAGACCACCCCGGAACCGGACCTGGCCCGCTGGTACGATCCCCTGGAACTGCACCCCCTGCCCGACACGCTTGAAATCGTGGTGGAGTTTCCGCACGCTTTCTTTGCCCAATGGTTCGACGTTCAGGTCAAAGACACGTTCGAGAAGCAGGTCAGCCTGTATCTCGGCCCAGGCTACGTGCTGCGCTACCGCAACCGCCTGGGCCTGGCCCAGGGCCTGACCGCCCAGTCCGCCGACTTCACCGCCTCCAGCATAGATTTCCCCTTCGGCCACGAGTTCACCTTCGAGCAGTTCTTCACCAACCAGAAGAACCTCTTCCCCCTGGCCACGGCGCGCGACGTGGCCAAGAACCGCGAGGTGAAGTTCAACCCCCTGGTCATCCAGGGGGAGCAGGGCACCGGCAAGACCCACCTGCTGCGCTGCATGGCCAACGAGATCAGCAAGCATCAGGACAAGAACTTCATCTTCATGGGCACCGTGGACGAGCTCGCCGGGCTGTACCAGTCCGGCCCCAAGGACAACGTGTTCCAGGTCAGGACCCATCTCACGGGCTTTCACTGCTTCTTCCTGGACGACCTGCACCGCCTGGGCGATTACCCCCAGCTGGGGCGCGAGCTGCTGACCCTGTTCAACTCCTTCCACGACGGCAAGCGCCAGATGGTGTTCTCCTCCTGCGCGCAGCTCTCCTCCTGCGAGGGAATCCCCCAGGACCTCAAGGCGCGCCTGGACGGGGGCCTCATGGTGCAGCTGGCCAAGCCCGACCTGGATGTGCGCCTGAAATACGTCCAGGATCACTGCCAGCGCAAAAAGATCAGCCTCTCAAAGGCCCAGATGCTCACCCTGGCCCAGCGACACCACGACTTCCGAAGCCTGCACGGACTTATGAACAAGTTCCGGGCGTTCCGGGAGTTGCTGAAAAAGGACATCTCCGAAGCCATCTTCGAAAACATCCTGGGCCGCAGCCAGGACGAGCAGACCGCCAGGACCACGCCCCAGGTGATCCTGGAACAGGTGGCCAAGCGCTTCAACCTGGATGTGAAGGCCATCCTCGGCACCAAACGCCACAAGCAGGTGGTTCTGGCCAGACAGGTGGCCATGCTGCTCTGCCGGGAGGAGCTGGGCCTGTCGTTTCCGGCGCTGGGCAAGCTTTTCGGCGGCAAGGACCACTCCACGGTGCTGTACGCAGTCAATAAAATCAAACAAATTCAAAATGATAGTAACGATATGAAAGAATTAGTGATGACGTTGCGCAAAAACTGCCGTTTAGGAGGGCAGTGA
- the gyrA gene encoding DNA gyrase subunit A, translated as MLDQNVDDKKNQITIEDELQKSYLEYSLSVIVGRAIPDVRDGLKPVHRRVLFAMHELSNSWNRPYKKSARIVGDVIGKYHPHGDQSVYDALVRMAQEFSMRDPLVDGQGNFGSIDGDAAAAMRYTEVRMSRLTSEFLADIEKETVDFRPNYDNSMQEPSVLPTKVPNLLLNGSTGIAVGMATNIPPHNLGELCDALLHIIDEPNCTVDSVISRVSGPDFPTYGAIFGGQGLLDAYRTGRGSIKMRGRVEIEQFKKDKELVVIREIPYALNKSSLVEKIAQLVNEKKIDGVTDLRDESDRKGIRIVLELKRGTIPDIVINSLYKFTPLETSFGINMLVVASNRPALLNLKQMLEHFLDHRKEVIIRRSRYDLRKSEERAHILEGLRIALDNIDEVVRLIRASKTPQEAKERLMERFELSERQSQAILDMRLQRLTNLEREKLLEEYAALMKLIEYLRSILESDVVLLGVVRDEVVELKEKFATPRRTEILQSLEGIDIEDLIPDENVVITLSRRGYIKRTPLDTYQQQRRGGKGIAGVHTSAEDFIQSFCITTNHQYLLLFTNLGKMHQLKVHQIPEGSRTAKGQHIANLLPMDKEEFITTALTIREFSPDRYFLFVTRRGMVKRTALDLYKNVRSGGIRAVLLNEHDELLDVKEVPANAEILLATELGLGIRFNVGDVRPMGRSTAGVKGIALGERDRVASGVVFGDPERTQVLTVSANGFGKRSDVDLYRLQSRSGKGVINMKVTAKTGHVIGATSVSETDDILLLTSANKIIRTPVASVRNVGRAAQGVTLVDMENGIQVMGFDVVEGASVEGDATSTGEES; from the coding sequence GTGCTCGACCAGAACGTAGACGACAAAAAGAATCAGATCACCATCGAGGACGAGCTCCAGAAGTCCTACCTGGAGTACTCCCTGTCCGTCATTGTGGGCCGCGCCATCCCGGACGTGCGCGACGGACTCAAGCCGGTGCACAGGCGCGTCCTGTTCGCCATGCACGAGCTGTCCAACTCCTGGAACCGGCCCTACAAGAAGTCCGCCCGCATCGTCGGCGACGTGATCGGCAAATACCACCCGCACGGCGACCAGTCCGTGTACGACGCCCTGGTGCGCATGGCCCAGGAATTCTCCATGCGCGACCCCCTGGTGGACGGGCAGGGCAACTTCGGCTCCATCGACGGCGACGCTGCGGCAGCCATGCGATACACCGAAGTGCGCATGTCGCGCCTGACCAGCGAGTTTTTGGCCGACATCGAGAAGGAAACCGTCGATTTCCGTCCCAACTACGACAACTCCATGCAGGAGCCGTCGGTCCTGCCCACCAAGGTGCCGAACCTCCTGCTGAACGGCAGCACCGGCATCGCGGTCGGCATGGCCACCAACATTCCGCCCCACAACCTGGGCGAGCTGTGCGACGCGCTCCTGCACATCATCGATGAACCCAACTGCACCGTCGATTCAGTCATTTCGCGCGTATCCGGCCCGGACTTCCCCACCTACGGCGCCATCTTCGGCGGCCAGGGGCTCCTGGACGCCTACCGCACCGGTCGCGGCTCCATCAAGATGCGCGGCAGGGTGGAGATCGAGCAGTTCAAGAAGGACAAGGAACTCGTGGTCATCCGCGAGATTCCCTACGCCCTGAACAAGTCGAGCCTGGTGGAGAAGATCGCCCAGCTGGTCAACGAGAAGAAGATCGACGGCGTCACGGACTTGCGCGACGAGTCCGACCGCAAGGGCATCCGCATCGTGCTGGAGCTCAAGCGCGGAACCATCCCCGACATCGTCATCAACAGCCTGTACAAGTTCACGCCTCTCGAGACCTCTTTCGGCATCAACATGCTGGTGGTGGCCTCCAACCGGCCGGCGCTTCTGAACCTGAAGCAGATGCTCGAGCACTTCCTGGACCACCGCAAGGAAGTCATCATCCGGCGCTCGCGCTACGACCTGCGCAAGTCTGAGGAGCGCGCCCACATCCTGGAAGGCCTGCGCATCGCCCTGGACAACATCGACGAGGTTGTCCGCCTGATCCGCGCGTCCAAGACGCCTCAGGAAGCCAAAGAGCGCCTCATGGAGCGCTTCGAGCTCTCCGAGCGCCAGTCCCAGGCCATCCTGGACATGCGCTTGCAACGCCTCACCAACCTGGAGCGCGAAAAGCTGCTGGAAGAATACGCGGCCCTCATGAAGCTCATCGAGTACCTGCGCTCCATCCTGGAGAGCGACGTGGTGCTGCTTGGCGTCGTGCGCGACGAAGTGGTGGAGCTTAAAGAGAAGTTCGCCACGCCGCGTCGCACCGAGATCCTCCAGAGCCTGGAAGGCATCGACATCGAGGACCTCATCCCCGACGAGAACGTGGTCATCACCTTGTCGCGTCGGGGCTACATCAAGCGCACGCCGCTGGATACCTACCAGCAGCAGCGCCGGGGCGGCAAAGGCATCGCCGGGGTGCACACTTCCGCCGAGGACTTCATCCAGAGCTTCTGCATCACCACGAACCACCAGTATCTGCTGCTGTTCACCAACCTGGGCAAGATGCACCAGCTGAAGGTCCACCAGATCCCCGAAGGTTCGCGCACCGCCAAGGGCCAGCACATCGCCAACCTGCTGCCCATGGACAAGGAAGAGTTCATCACCACGGCGCTGACCATCCGCGAGTTCTCCCCGGACCGGTACTTCCTGTTCGTGACCCGCAGGGGCATGGTCAAGCGCACCGCTCTGGACCTGTACAAGAACGTGCGCTCCGGCGGCATCCGCGCCGTTCTGCTGAACGAGCACGACGAGCTTCTGGACGTGAAGGAAGTTCCGGCCAACGCTGAGATACTTCTTGCCACGGAGCTTGGCCTGGGCATCCGCTTCAACGTCGGCGACGTGCGCCCCATGGGCCGCAGCACCGCAGGCGTGAAGGGCATTGCCCTGGGTGAGCGCGACCGCGTGGCCTCTGGCGTCGTTTTCGGCGACCCGGAGCGCACCCAGGTGCTCACCGTGTCCGCCAACGGCTTCGGCAAGCGCTCTGATGTGGACCTGTACCGCTTGCAGAGCCGCAGCGGAAAGGGCGTCATCAACATGAAGGTGACCGCCAAGACCGGCCACGTCATCGGCGCGACCTCCGTGAGCGAGACCGACGACATTCTGCTTTTGACCTCGGCCAACAAGATCATCCGCACCCCGGTCGCCTCCGTGCGCAACGTGGGCCGCGCCGCGCAGGGCGTCACCCTGGTGGACATGGAGAACGGCATCCAGGTGATGGGCTTCGACGTGGTGGAGGGCGCGAGCGTTGAAGGCGACGCCACCAGCACGGGCGAGGAGAGCTAG
- a CDS encoding homocysteine biosynthesis protein, with translation MAQIKKTIQDINERIKKGKAVILTAEEMVEEVRRKGKTAAARDVDVVTTGTFSPMCSSGMLFNFGQEPPTIKASQVSLGGVPCYAGLAAVDAYIGCTEPREDDPLNKVYPGRFLYGGGHVIEDLLRGKAVRLKCSAYGTDCYPRRELDKSVTLADLKYAELLNPRNCYQSYNVAVNAGSRVIYTYMGPLKPGMRNANYATAGQLSPLFNDPFLRTIGLGTKIWLGGGTGWVIGAGTQHNAKPARNERGIPLTAAGTLMLKGDMKGMSPKWVRGVSILGYGCSLNVGVGIPIPILDEEMAWFTGVADSDITMPVRDYANDYPNGVNNVLAQPNFEELKSGEITVDGQVIRTVPLTSYALSLEIAQELKAKIERGEFLLTEAQDRIISQ, from the coding sequence ATGGCTCAGATAAAAAAGACCATTCAGGACATCAACGAGCGCATCAAGAAGGGCAAAGCCGTCATCCTCACCGCCGAGGAGATGGTGGAGGAAGTCCGCCGCAAGGGCAAGACCGCTGCGGCCAGGGACGTGGACGTCGTCACCACGGGAACCTTCTCGCCCATGTGCTCCTCGGGGATGCTCTTCAACTTCGGGCAGGAGCCGCCCACCATCAAGGCGTCCCAGGTGTCGCTTGGCGGCGTGCCCTGCTATGCGGGCCTGGCTGCCGTGGACGCCTACATCGGCTGCACCGAGCCCCGCGAGGATGATCCGCTCAATAAGGTGTATCCTGGGCGCTTCCTCTACGGCGGCGGGCACGTCATCGAGGACCTGCTGCGCGGCAAGGCCGTGCGCCTGAAATGCAGCGCCTACGGCACGGACTGCTACCCCCGGCGCGAGCTCGACAAGTCCGTGACGCTCGCGGACCTCAAGTATGCCGAGCTCCTGAACCCGCGCAACTGCTACCAGAGCTACAACGTGGCCGTGAACGCGGGCAGCCGGGTGATCTATACCTACATGGGGCCGCTCAAGCCCGGCATGCGAAACGCCAACTACGCCACGGCGGGCCAGCTCTCGCCGCTGTTCAACGACCCCTTCCTGCGCACCATAGGCCTTGGCACCAAGATCTGGCTGGGCGGAGGCACGGGCTGGGTGATCGGCGCGGGCACGCAGCACAATGCCAAGCCCGCCCGCAACGAGCGCGGCATCCCGCTGACCGCCGCCGGAACCCTCATGCTCAAGGGCGACATGAAGGGCATGAGCCCCAAATGGGTGCGCGGCGTGTCCATTCTGGGCTACGGCTGCTCCTTGAACGTGGGCGTTGGCATCCCCATCCCCATCCTGGACGAGGAGATGGCCTGGTTCACGGGCGTTGCCGACTCGGACATCACCATGCCCGTGCGCGACTACGCAAACGACTACCCCAACGGGGTGAACAACGTGCTGGCCCAGCCCAACTTCGAGGAACTCAAATCGGGCGAGATAACGGTGGACGGCCAGGTGATCCGCACCGTGCCGCTCACCAGCTACGCCTTGTCGCTGGAGATAGCCCAGGAGCTCAAAGCCAAGATCGAGCGGGGAGAATTCCTGCTCACCGAAGCGCAGGACAGGATCATCTCGCAGTAA
- a CDS encoding SDR family oxidoreductase: MSDYSNTASAMAASTVAIVTGASRGIGAAISRRLARDGMDVVVNFSGSKAAAESLAEEIAGAGGRAVAVQGDVSDPLAMARLFDVAEETFGKVGVLVNNAGIMTLARIQDCPDDMFDSIVAVNLKGTFNGLREAARRLRDGGRIVNLSTTVIGLRLETYAVYAATKAAVEAMTGILAKELRGRAITVNAVAPGPTATDLFTQGKPPELIERMARMAPLERLGTPEDIASVVSFLAGPDGGWVNGQVLRANGGLI; encoded by the coding sequence ATGAGCGATTATTCCAATACAGCGTCTGCCATGGCGGCCAGCACAGTGGCCATAGTCACCGGGGCATCGCGCGGCATCGGCGCCGCCATATCCAGGCGTCTGGCCCGAGACGGCATGGACGTGGTGGTCAACTTTTCTGGGAGCAAGGCCGCCGCCGAATCGCTGGCGGAAGAGATAGCCGGGGCTGGCGGGCGCGCCGTGGCCGTGCAGGGGGACGTCAGCGACCCGCTGGCAATGGCCCGTCTCTTTGATGTTGCCGAGGAGACGTTCGGCAAGGTTGGCGTGCTGGTGAACAACGCAGGCATCATGACCCTGGCCAGGATCCAGGACTGCCCGGACGACATGTTCGACAGCATCGTGGCCGTGAACCTGAAGGGAACCTTCAACGGGCTGCGTGAAGCAGCCAGGCGGCTCAGGGACGGCGGACGAATCGTAAACTTATCGACAACCGTGATCGGCCTGCGCCTGGAGACCTACGCCGTGTACGCAGCCACCAAGGCCGCCGTGGAGGCCATGACGGGCATCCTGGCCAAGGAGTTGCGCGGGCGCGCCATCACCGTGAACGCCGTGGCCCCCGGACCCACCGCCACCGATCTGTTCACACAGGGAAAACCGCCCGAACTCATCGAACGCATGGCCAGGATGGCCCCGTTGGAGCGCCTGGGAACTCCCGAGGACATCGCCTCGGTGGTGTCCTTCCTGGCCGGTCCGGACGGAGGATGGGTCAACGGGCAGGTGCTGCGGGCAAACGGCGGGCTGATCTGA
- the gyrB gene encoding DNA topoisomerase (ATP-hydrolyzing) subunit B, with protein MTQSSTPQSYNADSITVLEGLSAVRKRPAMYIGSTDVRGLHHLVYEVVDNSIDEAMAGYCDRIRIIIHLDNSVTISDNGRGIPVDLHPKEGRPAVEVVMTVLHAGGKFDNDAYKVSGGLHGVGVSCVNALSEYLEVTIKRNGKRYRQRYERGIPVTPVNEIGTAEGTGTTVRFMPDETIFETADFVHATLSKRFEELAYLNSGLTLEFKDERNQEEQVYSYEGGIRRFVQDLNQGDMGVHEIVSGSGTVDSTIVEFALQYNAGYKEQMLTFVNNIRTQEGGTHLAGFKTALTRAINNYIEKSGLIKKLKQKLTGDDVREGLTAVLSVKIPQPQFEGQTKTKLGNSEVAGQVAKVCGDVLNTYFEEHPKDAKLIVDKSVDAARAREAARKAKDLVRRKGALSDNSLPGKLADCQSKSPEESELFIVEGDSAGGSAKQGRDPKFQAILPLRGKILNVEKTRFDKMLGNKEIRALITAMGPGIGQDDVDLAKLRYHKIVIMTDADVDGAHIRTLLLTFFYRQYQELIDRGYLYIAQPPLYRVHKGDWERFIKDDKELSEFLLSRVTEDLSVSGENGQNFDNGPLREMLLKIQTLQGRFLEAQGYGIPEPLLWCFLNSPKRILPADFEGDGLSALQEHLKASEYSLTLDVEEDEIERRAYAVFISRNGVKTRLGLEFFAARVYRQCWTALDELRTAFGVGVAREAELSAAPAGSADRFVMTRKEVQTEVTGIFELLQTVLDEAHKGLNIQRYKGLGEMNPIQLWETTMNPEKRTFLRVSIEDVAQADEHFSDLMGDNVVKRREFIERNALNVRELDI; from the coding sequence ATGACCCAGTCTTCGACGCCTCAGTCCTACAACGCCGATTCCATAACCGTCCTGGAGGGTCTTTCCGCAGTCCGGAAGCGCCCGGCCATGTACATCGGCTCCACGGACGTGCGTGGTCTGCATCATCTGGTCTACGAGGTGGTGGACAACTCCATCGACGAGGCCATGGCCGGCTACTGCGACCGCATCCGCATCATCATCCACCTGGACAACTCGGTCACCATTTCCGACAACGGGCGCGGCATCCCCGTGGACCTGCACCCCAAGGAAGGCCGCCCTGCCGTTGAAGTGGTCATGACCGTGCTGCACGCGGGCGGCAAGTTCGACAACGACGCCTATAAAGTCTCCGGCGGCCTGCACGGCGTGGGCGTCTCCTGCGTGAACGCCCTGTCCGAGTACCTGGAAGTGACCATCAAGCGTAACGGCAAGCGCTACCGCCAGCGCTACGAGCGCGGCATCCCGGTCACCCCGGTGAACGAGATCGGCACGGCAGAGGGCACCGGCACCACCGTGCGCTTCATGCCCGACGAGACCATCTTCGAGACCGCCGACTTCGTCCACGCCACCCTGTCCAAGCGCTTCGAGGAGCTGGCCTACCTGAACTCCGGGCTGACCCTGGAATTCAAGGACGAGCGCAACCAGGAAGAGCAGGTCTACAGCTACGAAGGCGGCATCCGCCGCTTCGTCCAGGACCTGAACCAGGGCGACATGGGCGTGCACGAGATCGTGTCCGGATCGGGCACCGTGGACAGCACCATCGTGGAGTTCGCGCTCCAGTACAACGCGGGCTACAAGGAGCAGATGCTCACCTTCGTCAACAACATCCGCACCCAGGAAGGCGGCACGCACCTGGCAGGATTCAAGACCGCCCTGACGAGGGCCATCAACAACTACATCGAGAAATCGGGGCTCATCAAGAAGCTCAAGCAGAAGCTCACCGGCGACGACGTGCGCGAAGGCCTCACTGCCGTCCTCTCGGTCAAGATTCCCCAGCCCCAGTTCGAAGGCCAGACCAAGACCAAGCTCGGCAACTCCGAGGTGGCTGGCCAGGTGGCCAAGGTGTGCGGCGACGTGCTGAACACCTACTTCGAGGAGCACCCCAAGGACGCCAAGCTCATCGTGGACAAGTCCGTTGACGCGGCCCGCGCCCGCGAGGCTGCCCGCAAGGCCAAGGATCTCGTCCGCCGCAAGGGGGCGCTGTCGGACAACTCGCTGCCCGGCAAGCTGGCCGACTGCCAGTCCAAGAGCCCAGAGGAATCCGAACTGTTCATCGTCGAGGGCGACTCGGCAGGCGGCTCCGCCAAGCAGGGGCGCGACCCCAAGTTCCAGGCCATCCTGCCCCTTCGCGGCAAGATCCTGAACGTGGAGAAGACGCGCTTCGACAAGATGCTTGGCAACAAGGAAATCAGGGCGCTGATCACCGCCATGGGCCCTGGCATCGGGCAGGACGACGTGGACCTGGCCAAGCTGCGCTACCACAAGATCGTCATCATGACCGACGCCGACGTGGACGGGGCGCACATCCGCACCCTGCTCCTGACCTTCTTCTACCGCCAGTACCAGGAGCTCATCGACCGGGGCTACCTGTACATCGCCCAGCCCCCCCTGTACCGGGTGCACAAGGGCGACTGGGAGCGCTTCATCAAGGACGACAAGGAGCTCTCCGAGTTCCTGCTGTCGCGCGTCACCGAGGACCTCTCCGTTTCCGGCGAGAACGGCCAGAACTTCGATAACGGCCCGCTGCGCGAGATGCTCCTGAAGATCCAGACCCTCCAGGGACGCTTCCTGGAAGCCCAGGGCTACGGCATCCCCGAACCCCTGTTGTGGTGCTTCCTGAACTCGCCCAAGCGCATCTTGCCCGCCGACTTCGAGGGCGACGGCCTCTCCGCCCTTCAGGAACACCTGAAGGCCAGCGAGTACTCGCTGACCCTGGATGTGGAAGAGGACGAGATCGAGCGGCGCGCCTACGCGGTGTTCATCAGCCGCAACGGCGTGAAGACCCGGCTTGGCCTGGAGTTCTTCGCGGCCCGTGTGTACCGACAGTGCTGGACCGCCCTGGACGAGCTGCGCACCGCCTTCGGCGTGGGCGTGGCCAGGGAGGCCGAACTGAGCGCCGCCCCGGCCGGCAGCGCGGACCGCTTCGTCATGACCCGCAAAGAGGTCCAGACCGAAGTGACCGGCATCTTCGAGCTGCTCCAGACCGTGCTGGACGAGGCCCACAAGGGCCTCAACATCCAGCGCTACAAAGGTCTTGGCGAGATGAACCCCATCCAGCTCTGGGAGACCACCATGAACCCCGAGAAGCGGACCTTCCTGCGCGTGTCCATCGAGGACGTGGCCCAGGCGGACGAGCACTTCTCCGACCTCATGGGCGACAACGTGGTCAAGCGGCGCGAGTTCATTGAACGAAACGCCCTGAACGTCCGGGAACTGGATATTTAG